The following coding sequences lie in one Silvanigrella aquatica genomic window:
- a CDS encoding diphosphate--fructose-6-phosphate 1-phosphotransferase: MTLQGNALIIQSGGPTAVINQSLAGIMAASRDYPDKIHNVYGAYHGLHGVLYENLLDLSCEESSVWRTIAVSPGAALGSARIKPRHSDLDRIFEVFTAHKIKFVFYNGGNDSAEAAQLIREEANRRHYEVRILHIPKTIDNDLMVTNHCPGYGSVAKVVSHIIAGDDLDNRSFFNSVKINVVMGRHAGWIAAATAIAKKGHIDIEDDDEVGPHLIYLPEVEFNEKKFLGDVQKTYNRIGRATIVVAEGIADQLSEDKFAGEVDEFGNALLSSSGKLGDYLSNLIKKNLVYNSAFGKLRCRADTLGYLQRSLAGMSSPTDQADAFLVGSMGVHYMMKGESDKMVTLVRIPGEHYKCETSLCDLKLVAQKTKLMPRSMINKEENGVTEEFYQYALPLAGSVPEIHALKPQHLKKKLMDYIRPEK; the protein is encoded by the coding sequence ATGACACTTCAAGGAAATGCTCTCATTATACAATCTGGTGGCCCTACCGCTGTTATCAATCAATCCCTGGCCGGAATCATGGCAGCAAGCCGCGATTATCCCGATAAAATTCATAATGTTTATGGAGCATACCACGGTCTTCATGGCGTTCTCTATGAAAATCTTCTTGACCTCTCTTGTGAGGAAAGCAGCGTGTGGAGAACCATTGCTGTTTCACCAGGTGCCGCTTTAGGTTCGGCACGGATCAAACCCAGACATAGCGATCTTGATCGTATTTTTGAAGTATTCACCGCACATAAAATTAAATTTGTTTTTTATAATGGGGGTAATGATTCCGCCGAAGCAGCACAACTTATTCGCGAAGAAGCCAATCGCCGCCACTATGAAGTCCGCATTCTGCATATTCCAAAAACAATTGATAACGACCTCATGGTTACAAATCACTGCCCCGGTTACGGTAGCGTAGCCAAAGTCGTTTCACACATTATTGCAGGAGATGACTTAGATAATCGTAGCTTTTTTAATAGCGTTAAAATTAATGTCGTTATGGGACGTCATGCAGGCTGGATTGCAGCTGCAACGGCAATTGCTAAAAAAGGTCATATTGACATTGAAGATGATGATGAAGTCGGACCTCACCTTATTTACTTACCTGAAGTCGAATTCAACGAGAAAAAGTTTTTAGGCGATGTACAAAAAACCTACAATCGCATTGGTCGTGCTACCATCGTGGTTGCCGAAGGAATTGCCGATCAATTAAGCGAAGACAAATTCGCGGGTGAAGTAGATGAATTTGGCAATGCTCTATTGTCAAGTTCTGGAAAATTAGGTGATTACTTATCTAACTTAATCAAAAAGAATCTCGTGTATAATTCAGCCTTTGGCAAACTCAGATGCCGTGCCGACACATTAGGTTATTTGCAAAGATCATTAGCAGGGATGTCCTCACCAACAGATCAGGCAGATGCTTTTTTAGTGGGTTCCATGGGCGTTCATTACATGATGAAGGGAGAGAGTGATAAAATGGTTACTTTAGTACGCATCCCCGGAGAGCATTATAAATGCGAAACATCATTATGTGATTTAAAATTAGTAGCACAAAAAACCAAACTCATGCCACGCAGCATGATTAATAAAGAAGAAAATGGCGTCACCGAAGAGTTTTATCAATATGCTTTACCATTAGCGGGTTCTGTACCTGAAATTCATGCTTTAAAACCACAGCATCTTAAGAAAAAACTCATGGATTATATCCGTCCTGAAAAATAG
- a CDS encoding Dps family protein, whose product MKTNIGMTKAESSKVVEILSHYLADSYYLYIKTHNFHWNVTGMYFQNLHKLFDEQYSALFESLDQIAERIRSLGEFVPATFAQLKELTCLKETKDIPKDREMIKMLLEDHETIIRNLRTWIEEVDEAGDAGTSDFLTARIEEHEKIAWMLRSHFD is encoded by the coding sequence ATGAAAACAAACATTGGAATGACCAAAGCAGAGAGCTCAAAAGTAGTTGAAATTCTTTCCCACTATCTTGCCGATTCCTATTATCTTTATATTAAAACCCATAACTTCCATTGGAACGTAACAGGAATGTATTTCCAAAATCTGCATAAATTGTTTGATGAACAATACAGCGCCTTATTTGAGAGCCTCGATCAAATTGCAGAGCGTATACGCTCTTTAGGTGAATTTGTTCCTGCTACATTTGCACAATTAAAAGAACTCACTTGCCTTAAAGAAACAAAAGACATTCCTAAAGACAGAGAAATGATCAAAATGTTACTTGAAGATCATGAAACGATCATTCGTAATTTGCGTACCTGGATTGAAGAAGTCGACGAAGCGGGCGATGCAGGTACCAGCGATTTCCTAACAGCGCGTATTGAAGAACATGAAAAAATAGCTTGGATGCTCAGAAGTCATTTTGATTAA
- a CDS encoding thioesterase II family protein: MLAYHNHIYHKKSDESAKLRILFIHHAGGSAIHYFQFSDLFPKYWDISFLEIPGRGTEKSNYKVENRENLYSLFDEISSSISDIPLALFGHSFGAHIAYELAQYFQLKKNSPLIWLGISGKKPPHIYLKNKSDYEPAYLRSFDSLLQWLKSMGGTPQEFFNSPELMDYFIPILRNDLKLCHNLETSLPHFPKLEIPIGLFSGISDNRVSLEAIKEWELYSIFPTQLEKFAGGHFYFQNAEQILTDKIVNQIHHYL; encoded by the coding sequence TTGCTTGCATATCATAACCATATCTATCATAAAAAATCAGATGAATCTGCAAAATTAAGAATTTTATTTATTCATCATGCCGGTGGCTCTGCCATTCATTATTTTCAATTTTCTGATTTATTCCCAAAATATTGGGATATATCTTTTTTAGAAATTCCAGGCAGAGGTACGGAAAAATCTAATTATAAAGTTGAAAATAGAGAAAATTTATATTCCTTATTTGATGAAATATCTTCAAGCATTTCAGATATCCCTCTTGCTCTTTTTGGACATAGCTTTGGAGCACATATAGCCTATGAACTCGCTCAATATTTTCAATTAAAAAAGAATTCGCCCCTTATTTGGCTTGGAATATCTGGTAAAAAACCTCCCCATATCTACCTAAAAAACAAAAGCGATTATGAACCCGCCTACCTTCGCTCCTTTGATTCCCTCCTACAATGGCTGAAATCTATGGGAGGAACTCCGCAAGAATTTTTTAATTCACCAGAATTAATGGATTATTTTATTCCCATTTTAAGAAATGATTTAAAGTTATGTCATAATTTAGAAACATCTCTTCCTCATTTCCCTAAATTAGAAATCCCCATTGGATTATTTTCTGGAATATCGGATAATAGAGTTTCACTTGAAGCTATAAAAGAATGGGAATTATATTCTATTTTTCCGACTCAATTAGAAAAATTTGCAGGAGGGCATTTTTATTTTCAAAATGCAGAACAAATATTAACAGATAAAATAGTAAATCAAATTCATCATTATTTGTGA
- the hisS gene encoding histidine--tRNA ligase, whose protein sequence is MSGSLPQKSKKTSLSTQGYKGTRDFYPTDQRLKNYIYSKIHKLFKSYGYEEYNGPFVEHLELYAAKSSEEIVREQLYSFTDKGERVLAIRPEMTPTLARMVASKQKELIKPIRWYSIPTCMRYERPQRGRLREFDQLNVDILGGHPLDEDVEIILSAIDTLRSVGASYEHFKVKINHRGIVNAFLSKVLNIQSDNISVLMRLLDKKDKISNEVFFHECQKLNLNENQISKLNSFMSSSIEDVINLLGDHAQPAKELKQRLDILIELTSANCIHFSPDIMRGFDYYTGMVFEVFDNHPENNRALFGGGRYDNLVGAFGGEELPGVGYGMGDVCVANFMEVHGLIPELSKETDVCVLRFSEEDRLSALKLVQELRKLNLNVEAPVTLSKFGKQIQSAEKNGAKAVAFRGQDEFRDNTFAVKWLKTGVQDIYSNDILGYNKFADKLLNN, encoded by the coding sequence ATGTCAGGCTCTCTTCCTCAAAAAAGTAAAAAAACATCTTTAAGTACTCAAGGATATAAAGGAACAAGAGATTTCTATCCTACAGATCAACGTTTGAAAAATTATATTTATTCAAAAATCCATAAGTTATTCAAATCTTATGGGTATGAAGAATACAACGGACCTTTCGTTGAACATTTAGAATTATACGCTGCAAAATCCAGTGAAGAAATCGTTCGAGAGCAACTTTATTCCTTTACAGATAAAGGGGAGAGAGTTCTTGCCATTCGTCCTGAAATGACGCCCACTTTGGCCAGGATGGTCGCATCCAAACAAAAAGAACTAATAAAACCCATTCGTTGGTATAGCATTCCTACTTGTATGCGCTATGAGCGTCCACAAAGGGGGCGTTTGCGTGAATTTGATCAATTAAATGTAGATATATTGGGGGGGCATCCTTTAGACGAAGATGTTGAAATTATTTTATCTGCTATCGATACACTTCGTTCTGTAGGCGCTTCATATGAGCATTTTAAGGTAAAAATAAATCATCGTGGAATTGTAAATGCTTTTTTATCTAAAGTATTAAATATTCAGAGTGATAATATTTCTGTACTTATGCGTTTACTTGATAAAAAAGATAAAATTTCTAATGAAGTGTTTTTTCATGAATGTCAGAAACTAAATTTAAATGAAAATCAAATTAGTAAATTAAATTCTTTTATGAGTTCATCTATTGAAGACGTTATTAATTTGTTAGGTGACCATGCCCAACCTGCCAAAGAATTAAAGCAACGTCTTGATATTTTAATTGAACTGACTTCAGCAAACTGTATTCACTTTTCACCCGATATTATGCGTGGATTTGATTATTACACCGGAATGGTATTCGAAGTGTTTGATAATCATCCTGAAAATAATCGTGCTTTATTTGGTGGGGGGCGTTACGACAATTTAGTGGGTGCATTTGGTGGTGAAGAGCTTCCTGGTGTTGGTTACGGAATGGGAGATGTTTGTGTCGCTAATTTTATGGAAGTGCATGGTTTAATTCCTGAGCTTTCTAAAGAAACAGATGTTTGTGTGTTACGCTTTTCAGAAGAAGATCGTTTAAGTGCCTTAAAATTAGTGCAAGAATTAAGAAAATTAAATTTAAATGTGGAAGCGCCTGTTACTTTAAGTAAGTTTGGCAAACAAATTCAAAGCGCTGAAAAAAACGGAGCCAAGGCGGTTGCTTTTCGAGGGCAGGATGAGTTCAGAGACAATACATTTGCTGTAAAATGGCTTAAAACAGGTGTGCAAGATATTTATTCAAATGACATTCTTGGATATAATAAATTTGCAGATAAACTTTTAAATAATTAA
- the uppS gene encoding polyprenyl diphosphate synthase, whose translation MINYCEKWDLNPLLLPRHIGIIMDGNGRWAAKRHLPRIAGHRKGVERVQEITELSGNIGITALTLFAFSDENWRRPEDEVGGIMGLLRWYIRKEHKRIVDNNVQFRVIGDRRKLSMDIIELIEELEQDTEKNTGMHLSVALSYGAHGEILRAVKKIVDKVQEGNIFKDDIDACTFESCLDTQGLPPLDMFIRTSGEYRVSNFLLWQLAYAELFFDDVLWPDFDSEKFISLVRQFSLRERRFGMTSEQIAQKIVAHKHY comes from the coding sequence ATGATAAATTATTGCGAAAAATGGGATTTAAATCCGCTCCTTCTTCCTCGCCATATTGGAATTATAATGGATGGCAATGGCAGATGGGCTGCAAAAAGACATCTTCCCCGCATCGCGGGACATCGTAAGGGTGTGGAAAGAGTTCAAGAAATTACCGAATTATCTGGAAATATAGGAATTACAGCACTGACATTATTTGCTTTTTCTGATGAAAATTGGCGCCGCCCAGAAGATGAGGTTGGCGGTATCATGGGTTTATTACGATGGTATATTCGAAAGGAACACAAACGCATTGTCGATAATAATGTTCAATTTCGCGTAATCGGTGACAGAAGAAAATTATCTATGGATATTATAGAATTAATTGAAGAACTTGAGCAGGATACTGAAAAAAATACAGGAATGCATTTATCCGTTGCCTTAAGCTATGGTGCGCATGGAGAAATCCTTAGAGCTGTAAAAAAAATAGTTGATAAAGTGCAAGAGGGAAACATTTTTAAAGACGATATCGATGCCTGCACATTTGAAAGTTGTTTAGATACTCAAGGACTTCCTCCCTTAGACATGTTTATTCGTACCAGTGGAGAGTATCGCGTCAGTAATTTCTTATTATGGCAACTGGCCTACGCCGAGTTATTTTTTGATGATGTCCTTTGGCCCGATTTTGACTCTGAAAAATTTATTTCCTTAGTAAGACAATTCTCTTTGAGAGAAAGACGTTTTGGAATGACTTCAGAACAAATTGCCCAAAAAATAGTTGCTCATAAACACTACTAA
- the rseP gene encoding RIP metalloprotease RseP, which yields MDIIQAIFSNTIIAFMILIGVVVFVHELGHFLAGKAFGIEVEEFSIGFGPKAFSIRKGNTDYRINWLPLGGYVRFYGSNIEETVPIEKREKSILHAKLHKRAIVSLAGPLANLILSFFVMVGLAIYGLPNQPALVSVLPNSIAEKSGIQTGDKILAIDNEKIKGWSDLSKKISQSANKNLTLSVESNGINKQIYVTPIQEEVETPLGNIQQTGRIGVSGVFNSSHFYVSKNSFLHQIGLQTGDKIISINDHKTDYFYQVLNTLENITKTNSDSSLAQEILKGHLNHIKLNILTQRNSEKQNLIKVNFSNTNIQNWAKELLSNKNNQENLWKKNLLSSDQTIANFQSLPTGDKLIPALEAWKSCGLNSGDTIYSLDKIGRIYSVFQVYSWLDSAPKNISSEAKKIGFASVNMAVINSNGIIKQLNCKIPLRNGYDHLNREHAFLDFPINFASQSLSMSPEILKANSFSDALTKGFNALINQISLTYNAIKMLFTGSIPLSNLGGPIAIAGVAGEAAKGGIIIFLMTMAFISTNVGMMNLLPLPALDGGTLFLHAVEAAYGKPLPKSVQLTVQKIGVIIILSLFVVVFYNDILRLIRF from the coding sequence ATGGATATTATTCAAGCCATTTTTTCAAATACGATTATTGCCTTTATGATTCTCATAGGAGTTGTCGTATTTGTTCATGAATTAGGCCACTTCTTAGCAGGAAAAGCATTTGGAATTGAAGTAGAAGAATTTAGTATTGGATTTGGTCCCAAAGCCTTTTCAATTCGTAAAGGCAACACAGATTATCGGATTAATTGGCTCCCCTTAGGAGGCTATGTCCGATTTTATGGTTCTAATATTGAAGAAACAGTCCCTATTGAAAAAAGGGAAAAATCAATATTACATGCGAAATTACACAAACGAGCGATTGTTTCATTAGCGGGACCGCTAGCAAATCTTATATTAAGTTTTTTCGTAATGGTGGGCTTAGCAATATATGGCTTGCCCAACCAACCCGCCCTTGTTTCAGTATTACCAAACTCTATTGCTGAAAAATCGGGTATACAAACCGGCGACAAAATATTAGCAATAGATAACGAAAAAATAAAAGGATGGTCTGATTTATCAAAAAAAATCAGTCAATCTGCTAATAAAAATTTAACTTTATCAGTTGAAAGTAATGGAATAAATAAACAAATATATGTTACGCCTATCCAAGAAGAAGTGGAAACTCCCTTAGGAAATATTCAACAAACGGGTCGAATTGGAGTTTCTGGAGTTTTTAATTCTTCTCATTTTTATGTATCAAAAAATAGTTTTTTACACCAAATTGGATTGCAAACAGGTGATAAAATTATATCAATTAATGATCATAAAACAGATTATTTTTACCAAGTTTTAAATACACTTGAAAATATCACGAAAACAAATTCTGATTCTTCCTTAGCTCAAGAAATTTTAAAAGGGCATTTAAATCATATTAAATTAAATATTTTAACACAAAGAAATTCTGAAAAACAAAATTTAATAAAAGTTAATTTTTCTAATACCAATATTCAAAATTGGGCAAAAGAATTACTAAGTAATAAAAATAATCAAGAAAATCTTTGGAAAAAAAATCTTCTCTCCTCCGATCAAACCATAGCAAACTTTCAATCTCTTCCTACTGGAGACAAACTTATTCCCGCATTAGAAGCATGGAAAAGTTGTGGGCTCAATTCGGGAGACACCATTTATTCTCTTGACAAAATAGGTCGTATTTATTCTGTATTTCAAGTCTACTCTTGGCTTGACAGTGCTCCCAAAAATATATCGTCCGAAGCAAAAAAAATAGGATTCGCTTCCGTAAATATGGCAGTCATAAATTCAAATGGAATAATTAAACAATTAAACTGTAAAATTCCATTAAGAAATGGCTATGATCATTTAAACCGCGAACACGCCTTTCTTGATTTTCCCATAAATTTTGCCTCACAAAGTTTGTCTATGTCACCCGAAATTCTTAAGGCAAATTCTTTTTCAGATGCCTTAACGAAAGGCTTTAATGCTCTAATTAACCAAATTTCTCTAACCTATAATGCCATTAAAATGCTTTTTACCGGCTCTATTCCCTTGTCTAACTTAGGCGGCCCTATTGCTATTGCAGGAGTTGCTGGGGAAGCAGCAAAAGGCGGAATCATCATATTTTTAATGACTATGGCTTTTATAAGCACCAATGTAGGCATGATGAATTTACTTCCGTTACCTGCGTTAGATGGTGGTACTTTATTTTTACATGCCGTGGAAGCCGCTTATGGAAAGCCTCTACCAAAATCAGTACAACTTACTGTCCAAAAAATTGGGGTTATTATAATACTAAGTCTTTTTGTAGTAGTATTTTATAATGATATTTTAAGACTTATTCGTTTTTAA
- the pssA gene encoding CDP-diacylglycerol--serine O-phosphatidyltransferase — protein MNNEFHDEIIHKETNQTAHFIDRRRKVKSSIYLLPNLITASSLFFGLLAIKYSIDGRMNNDPQEFVFAAYAILAAGICDGLDGSVARLTHTQSSFGVQLDSLCDLVSFGVAPAIVIYNYALNDFFRLGFCVAFIYAACGALRLARFNVQSALGKTNGSFTGIPIPMAAAPLAVFIMAQNELATWTLTDHSAWEVWLAQAITSPDVRNVTLLIITFLLALGMVSTFEYLSHKSMKLPRKRPFRFLAAVLIICALIFILQFVVSLALLLIIYCSHGPVLWIFTRKDKAEEEEELFEAGHNSE, from the coding sequence ATGAACAATGAATTCCATGATGAAATTATTCATAAGGAAACAAATCAAACCGCTCATTTTATTGATCGACGCCGAAAGGTAAAATCGAGTATTTATTTATTGCCAAATTTAATTACAGCTTCCTCACTTTTTTTTGGACTTTTAGCTATTAAGTATTCTATCGATGGCCGTATGAACAACGATCCCCAAGAATTTGTTTTTGCCGCCTATGCTATTCTTGCTGCCGGAATTTGTGATGGATTGGACGGAAGTGTGGCGCGACTTACCCATACACAAAGCTCATTTGGCGTACAACTTGATTCTCTTTGTGATCTTGTTTCTTTTGGTGTCGCACCTGCTATTGTCATTTATAATTATGCTCTCAATGATTTTTTCCGCCTTGGTTTTTGCGTGGCGTTTATTTATGCCGCATGTGGTGCACTGCGCCTGGCACGCTTTAATGTGCAAAGTGCCTTAGGTAAAACTAATGGAAGTTTTACGGGTATTCCCATTCCCATGGCGGCGGCTCCCCTTGCTGTTTTTATAATGGCTCAAAATGAACTGGCGACCTGGACACTAACCGATCATTCTGCATGGGAAGTTTGGTTAGCTCAGGCTATCACTTCTCCTGATGTCCGTAACGTTACTTTACTCATAATTACATTTTTATTAGCGTTAGGCATGGTTTCTACGTTTGAATATCTTAGCCACAAATCTATGAAGTTGCCTCGAAAAAGACCTTTTCGCTTTCTTGCCGCCGTTCTCATCATCTGCGCATTAATATTTATTTTACAGTTTGTTGTTTCCCTTGCTTTACTGTTAATAATATATTGTTCTCACGGACCTGTTTTATGGATTTTCACTCGAAAAGATAAAGCGGAAGAAGAGGAAGAACTGTTTGAAGCGGGACATAATTCAGAGTAA
- a CDS encoding aspartate-semialdehyde dehydrogenase — protein MLELTIGIVGATGVVGQTALDLLADEFTDFKVKKLKLYASRASAGKMVTFCNSKITIEEPNLPSMLECNAILFATEASISTEFIPKLAEHGVLCIDKSSAFRAHPSVPLVVPEVNGHLLNPNELKKFPVVASPNCCTIPLVMVLKPLQDKFGLERVILSTYQSVSGAGKPAIDVLTEETKNFFVNQDLTCGKSEIFPKSIAFNVMPYVAGILDNGDTDEESKIISESRKILNSPKLPLAATSVRVPTFVGHGESVTLELSSKVTASQIKETLSEFPGIQIIDEKSAKDEDLGTYGLFVTPRETHGKDDVFVSRIRNTDVFQNGISLWIVSDNLRKGAALNAIQVINSCAANGTLKALSSK, from the coding sequence ATGCTAGAATTGACCATAGGAATTGTAGGTGCCACAGGCGTCGTAGGCCAGACTGCTTTAGATCTCTTAGCAGATGAATTTACAGACTTTAAAGTAAAAAAATTAAAACTTTACGCTTCAAGAGCATCGGCAGGAAAAATGGTAACGTTCTGCAATTCAAAAATAACAATTGAAGAGCCTAATTTACCTTCCATGCTGGAATGCAATGCTATTTTATTTGCCACAGAAGCCTCCATTTCAACTGAATTTATTCCAAAATTAGCAGAACATGGCGTTTTATGTATCGATAAATCATCAGCATTTCGCGCACACCCCTCTGTTCCTTTAGTGGTACCTGAAGTCAATGGACATCTGCTCAATCCCAATGAGCTTAAAAAATTTCCTGTTGTGGCAAGTCCTAACTGCTGCACCATTCCACTCGTCATGGTTTTAAAACCACTACAAGATAAATTTGGTTTAGAGCGCGTTATTCTTTCTACTTATCAAAGTGTCTCTGGCGCAGGAAAACCTGCCATTGATGTTTTGACTGAGGAAACAAAAAACTTTTTTGTAAATCAGGATCTCACTTGCGGTAAGTCTGAAATTTTTCCTAAGTCTATTGCTTTCAATGTCATGCCTTATGTTGCAGGAATTCTTGACAATGGTGATACCGATGAAGAATCAAAAATTATTTCCGAAAGTCGAAAAATATTAAACTCTCCTAAATTACCTCTAGCAGCAACAAGCGTGCGCGTTCCCACATTTGTAGGACACGGCGAATCTGTTACCTTAGAATTATCATCCAAAGTAACAGCATCACAAATTAAAGAAACACTATCAGAATTTCCAGGCATTCAAATTATTGATGAAAAATCTGCAAAAGATGAAGATCTTGGCACATACGGATTATTTGTGACTCCAAGAGAAACTCACGGAAAAGATGACGTATTTGTTAGTAGAATAAGAAATACAGATGTTTTTCAAAATGGAATTTCTTTATGGATTGTCTCCGACAATTTACGTAAAGGAGCTGCTTTAAATGCGATTCAAGTTATTAACTCTTGTGCTGCCAACGGAACTCTTAAAGCTTTATCTTCAAAATAA
- a CDS encoding YceI family protein: MSINKFTKNILLTAFILFPFSVYAQSHSLKEEATHVVAAAEIAPQYEIDQAHTKVSFEVAHLVVSSVTGEFKKFKGSFKFNPEDYSQTQLDASTEATSVDTGVKKRDDHLRSTDFFDAKKFPAMTFKSSSAKKTGDKTFDLVGDITIRGVTKPVTFKVTYKGEIKMKGQVTQAFKGVAEINRKDFGVNFQNIVEATPAVGDTVTITITAEGVRKLK, translated from the coding sequence ATGTCAATAAATAAATTCACAAAGAATATTTTACTAACAGCATTCATTTTATTCCCCTTTTCTGTTTATGCCCAATCTCATTCACTAAAAGAAGAAGCGACTCACGTTGTAGCTGCCGCTGAAATCGCACCACAATATGAAATTGACCAAGCGCATACGAAAGTAAGTTTCGAAGTGGCTCACCTTGTTGTCAGCTCAGTTACAGGTGAATTTAAAAAATTCAAAGGTTCTTTTAAGTTCAACCCTGAAGATTATTCTCAAACACAACTCGACGCCTCCACTGAAGCAACATCAGTTGATACTGGAGTTAAAAAAAGAGATGACCACCTCAGAAGTACCGACTTCTTTGATGCTAAAAAATTCCCCGCTATGACATTTAAATCAAGTTCTGCTAAAAAAACGGGGGACAAAACATTCGATTTAGTTGGTGATATTACCATTCGTGGCGTGACAAAACCTGTTACTTTTAAAGTCACTTATAAAGGCGAAATTAAAATGAAAGGACAAGTAACGCAAGCTTTTAAAGGAGTTGCTGAAATCAATAGAAAAGATTTTGGTGTCAATTTCCAAAATATTGTGGAAGCCACACCTGCCGTTGGTGATACTGTCACTATTACAATTACTGCAGAAGGAGTTCGTAAACTTAAATAA
- a CDS encoding DUF2282 domain-containing protein: protein MKKKEIILASALSGICIATNAQAHTPADNVTLEAEKCFGIQKKGQNTCTTSSAEIAAANAAFKDKYKKSTTFDCAGHVKDSDKNGHLGWVYVAKGTCLKIEGGFLIDTDKAGKKVVNKG, encoded by the coding sequence GTGAAAAAAAAAGAAATTATTTTAGCTTCTGCTCTTAGTGGTATTTGTATTGCCACAAATGCACAAGCACACACACCAGCCGATAACGTAACTCTTGAAGCAGAAAAATGCTTTGGCATTCAGAAAAAAGGACAAAACACCTGTACGACGAGCTCAGCAGAGATTGCTGCAGCCAATGCTGCTTTTAAAGATAAATACAAAAAAAGCACGACATTTGATTGTGCTGGTCACGTGAAAGATTCCGATAAAAACGGTCATTTGGGTTGGGTCTATGTCGCTAAAGGAACATGCCTTAAAATTGAGGGTGGATTTTTAATTGATACCGACAAAGCAGGAAAAAAAGTTGTTAACAAAGGTTAA
- a CDS encoding DUF692 domain-containing protein, translating into MDSSKVTTINSPLPLKSGIFGAGLRAAHYSFWHKIPDLPYLEIMADNYMFLKGGPALYHMHSLAERTQVVIHGVGLNIATAYSLNEEYCYALREFCNTLNPLVISDHLCFTASPTHNSFDLLPIPYTKETMSLICDHVNIVQDILKRQFSLENISSYVSYKESTYSEIEFLNEVCQKTGCGVLLDVNNIYVSAKNHSYDPYAEIKKVNPIYVNQYHIAGHSVLNDHLFDTHDHLICQEVWNLMKWALKHIGKRPAIIERDDDSAPIDEIINEINMGNNL; encoded by the coding sequence GTGGATTCCTCTAAAGTAACAACTATAAATTCTCCGTTACCATTAAAATCAGGAATTTTTGGGGCGGGTCTGCGAGCCGCTCATTATTCATTTTGGCACAAAATTCCCGATTTGCCCTATCTTGAAATTATGGCTGATAATTATATGTTTTTAAAAGGGGGGCCTGCTTTATATCACATGCACTCTCTTGCAGAGCGTACCCAAGTGGTCATCCATGGAGTAGGACTTAATATTGCTACGGCTTATTCTCTTAACGAAGAATATTGCTACGCGCTCCGTGAATTTTGCAATACATTAAATCCCCTTGTCATTTCTGATCATCTCTGTTTTACCGCATCGCCTACACACAACAGTTTCGATCTTCTCCCCATACCTTATACTAAGGAAACAATGTCGTTAATTTGTGATCATGTAAATATTGTTCAAGATATTTTAAAGCGCCAATTTTCTCTTGAAAATATTTCTTCCTATGTTTCCTATAAGGAAAGCACTTATTCTGAAATTGAATTTTTAAATGAGGTTTGTCAAAAAACAGGTTGTGGCGTTTTACTCGATGTAAATAATATTTATGTTTCTGCTAAAAACCATAGTTATGACCCCTATGCTGAAATAAAAAAAGTAAATCCAATTTACGTTAATCAATATCATATAGCTGGACATTCTGTTTTAAATGATCATTTATTTGATACCCATGATCATCTTATCTGCCAAGAAGTTTGGAATTTAATGAAATGGGCGCTCAAGCATATTGGCAAACGCCCTGCTATTATCGAACGCGATGATGACAGCGCACCCATTGATGAAATCATTAATGAAATCAATATGGGAAATAATTTATAA